The Triticum urartu cultivar G1812 chromosome 5, Tu2.1, whole genome shotgun sequence genome contains the following window.
GGCGGGCGAGGACGCCGTAGAGGGTGGCCACTCAGAGTGTCCAGAGCAAGGCAATCTCGAGCCAGAAGGTGCCGCGGAGTGTGATGTACAGAACTCTCTGCTCACGCTCTAGTCTATAGCACGAATTCATGGATACAAGGTACTCCCTCTgttcggaaatacttgtcatcaaaatggataaaaggggatgtatctaaatgtattttagttttagatacacctttttttatccattttgatgacaagtattttcggacgaaGGGAGTAGCTTGTAGGGTTTGGAACGGGGAATTAGAGAGGAGAGATACAACTTGGAGAGGAAGAAGTCTGAAGAGAGACGCAAGGATCAGAGCATCTCAAGCGCAGATCCCGCAAATTGGACCATCCGGCATAATAACCGCGTTGTCTTGAATATTTTTTTTGGGTTCCCGAATCCGCGAGCCCATTTCCTCCATATCTACGGGATTTCATCCGATTTtgccggccccctttcctttgGCGCGAATGCATTTCCGTCGGCTTCGGTTCGCGCTTCCATCCCCCCCGGCCGTCGCTGCCGCCGCACATCCCCGCCTGTTCTTGTTGTCCCCGGTTTGATGCAAAACAACTTCAGTCATAGCCCAAAGTGGGGCTCtatgcgaaggaaggcctcgcagAAGGTTATGTAGGTGGCTATTTGGAGGATGAAATTGGGCGCAAGGTGATGGAATTGGAGCCCATATAAAAGAATAATAGGCCCCGAAGAAAGAGATGGATTGGGAACCGGAGACCTCAAATGAGGTGATAGACAAAGATGACCCACTCACCCTCCTCAGGAGTTGGGATCCTCAAAGCTGAGTAGATCTCATCCCCTACCAGGGGCGAGCAGCATTTGACCACGCCTTAGGGCAGAAGGTAACCGCTCCCCTGGAGCTCGGTTACTCTGACCGTCGTTGAATATGATTTTCTCCGTGCGGGTGGCGGATAATCTGGAGCGTAACCCAGGAAAAAGGCCAAAAGCATATGGGCCTTAGACCAGTCCATCGTCGCATGCCAACAAAACCGACTAAATATCACCCGTACCGATAGATAACTCGGTCTCACCACTGGGCACGGGGGAGTGGGCCAGCATAGTACTGTAGCGCCTCTAGCTtgagttttttttctttctctgaTGTGTTTTCTTATCATTTTCACCGTTTGCAtagtttttttcttcttcttttggattaTTTTGTTTTCCTTTGTTTCTTTCTCCTGTTTTTCACcggttttgttttgtttttctctttttcatttttattttaatttaTCAAATTGTTCGACAGATGTCTACATTATTCATACACATTGTACACTCATCGTATACATTTGGAAAATTATACTTGTTTAATATTTTTACAATACAtgataattttttttcaaatatatgtttTGATATATACGTTTCCATACACACTGTACATTTAGTGTATACATTTAAAACTTTCTTTATACATGTTTAAAAATTTTCGAACGCATGATTAACCTTTTTTCGTATACATTTTTCCTTTGAAAATTTGCTGAATAGGTGTAATTTTTATTGATAATGCAcgttgattttttttgaattgtAAGAAACTTTCTTTAAACTATACATTTTTTTACATTGTATATAGCATGTTTTCTAGATTCCGTGGTTTCTTTAAATGTAATTTACATTTTGTAATGATACAAAAAAAATTTAGTTAAgcaaacattttttcaaattgtatatatatatttTAAAATGCCACACACATTTTATGGAAACATCTGTTTTTTTAATTACAGAAACATTTTTTGAATGCTATCAACATTTTTAAAAAGTACACTAGCTGTTTTTTACAATGTGTTGACATTTTTTTAAACATTAAAGTAATTTTATGTCTTTATAATATATTACCCCGTCCCAAAAAGCTTGTCTTAGATTTATGTATCtatacatctgtatctagacaaatctaagacaaacTTCTGTGACAGAGTGAGTATATATGTATCTGAAATATTTTAGAATATTTCTTTTGAAAATATGAACAGAGAGAGTTCGTATCGTGCACGGATTCCAGGGCCTATTCCAAAGACTCTCTCAGTTCTCCAAGACAGCGCCGGTTACTTATCTGAAGCGGACTCGAGGTCCTATTCCTACACAGCAACTCCCCCAGTTATCCTCTCTCCAAGACAGGGCCCGTACGCCACGGACGACGGTACGTATCTGAAGCGGAGTTGTAGTCCCGATCCATCTCTTCCTCCCTTTTTCGGCCGTCATATTGCCCCTGAGACACCCGTCAGCTCCGATTGCAAAACCTCCTCAAAACCATCCACTACTAGGTCTTCCAACTCTCGCATCTCCAATCCAATGGCGCAAGCCCCAGGAGATCCCTTCTCGTCGGGCTTCCGACACGCCGCGCAACCACACGTCGAGAAATACCTCTTGCCGTTGAAGAAGAGGGCGGCGCCCACGAGCGACGGTGGCGACCGCAGCAGCGCCGGCGATCCGTTCGTGGTCCCGCCGAAGAAGAGACGGGTGATGGTGGACACCGGGGGCGAGGGCAGCACCAGCACCCACGCGATCCCGGCTCAGAGCCGGCCTAGGCGAGTGGCGGCGTGCAACGTTGCGTACGCGAGCATGGAGGACGAGGAAGCCGGCACGTCGGCGGCCGGGGCGGCAGGATCGAAGAAGAAGAACAGGAACAGGAATAGCGGTAAAAACAAGGGACCGCGGCCGGCACGgggcgccgccgccccgctgGTCAACAGGCCGCTGCGCCTCAGCATGGAGCAGCAGCAGCACCTGAGGTCGCTCGGCGCCACGGCCCCGCAGTTCGTCTTCATGAAGACCCTCCAGAAGAGCGACGTGGAGCGCAACCAGAACCGGCTGCTCTTCTCGTGCAAGCGCGAGTTCATCCAGGCCCACCCCATCACCTGGCTCCTGGCCGAGGAGGAGACATACTTCGTGCATGAGTGGGGCGACGGGCTGAGCGTTGGCGTCATGGACGACCACGACAAGCAGTTCAACTTCAAGCTCAAGTACCTCGACTCCAACGGCGGGTACCGCTTCATCGGCCCCGGCTGGAAGGACTTCGTGGCCGAGAACAAGCTGCTGGAGCCGGTGAGCGACGGCCTTCACTTTGTCATCGAGCTGTGGGCGTTCCGGTCGCCGTTGTTGCCCGCGCAGCCCGAGGGTCCCGACGTCGAGGGTCTGGAGGGCCACCCTGAC
Protein-coding sequences here:
- the LOC125508565 gene encoding uncharacterized protein LOC125508565; translated protein: MAQAPGDPFSSGFRHAAQPHVEKYLLPLKKRAAPTSDGGDRSSAGDPFVVPPKKRRVMVDTGGEGSTSTHAIPAQSRPRRVAACNVAYASMEDEEAGTSAAGAAGSKKKNRNRNSGKNKGPRPARGAAAPLVNRPLRLSMEQQQHLRSLGATAPQFVFMKTLQKSDVERNQNRLLFSCKREFIQAHPITWLLAEEETYFVHEWGDGLSVGVMDDHDKQFNFKLKYLDSNGGYRFIGPGWKDFVAENKLLEPVSDGLHFVIELWAFRSPLLPAQPEGPDVEGLEGHPDGTLGFLFRVYHDESRDDVHRGGEEERRPVQKTKRQAPAKAVPSKKLAGAGAHVSQGQAVARDVTRAEIVEAVGEEMSDALFGLLMLRRRI